TAGATCAAAAACTTCCCCCTGAAGGAAGTTTTATTAGAGAATCAGATCTGTGCTGCATCTAAAGCAGCACACCTGCAGGGCTGCTTATTTTCTGTCCTTGCATGTGTTTTTCTGCTGGAGGAGACCTTGAACAACCTTTTTACAAGGTAATTACATTGCaggaagttaaagtcccattagttgtcacacacacacaggtgtgtgtgcaaaatttgttctccgcatttgacccatcccctgggggagcggtgagctgcagacacagccgcgctcgggaaccatttggtggtttaaccccccaatccaaccccgtaatgctgagtgccaagcagggaggcattgggtcccatttttttctaagtctttggtctgacccgaccaggaattgaaccctgatctcccagtctcagggcggaccctCTACCACTAGGCCTCTGAGCTGGTAAATAAAGTTCATATGTCATTCAGGAGAATAAAACAATAGTCTTCTACATTTTGTTTTTATAGTTGATGTATTTTATTTTCTTAcagtttagttttagtttttgGTTGCCTTCAAGCAATCTGTGAAAGTTCTGCATCAAATTCAgtttataaacatgtttacagacaAACGGACAGCTGTGATGCTGCTTTTGTCACAGCGTGAAAAGCACAGCTCGATGTGTTTCTGCTCCTCTTCTGTGTGCTCTGAAGCTCAGATTTATGTTTCCAAGTGTTTGTAGGCAGACAGACGCTGCTAACTCTGCTTTAACGTGGAAAAGAAACCTTTTGGTTTCTTTAGTTGAGAGTGGCCTGGAGAGAAAAACGAATTCAACaaatcaaacaaaaaacaaactttttttctTTCCTGTGATGAACAGCTGGTATTAAacagcctcagttcagagaaatgGATGTATTAGCTAATGGCTCGGCATAGCAGGGCTATATGATTATTCTGGGAGAATCATGTTTTTTACGAGACGTGACCCAGGCTGGACTGGAAATGCTTCAACTGTCTAGCCTAgatagccggtgtcggtacaggatctgctcgggtgcaggatcggctcggggtccttcgactgccgatgacgtctaagtagttgattggctgaacatgaagcttacggaagttacgtttccCGTTATGACTTTGATTGGTCagtacaaatttgcggtcgtagtcttagcggttgtagtcctgtagtccaaaaatcaacacttactGGAGAAAATAtttgaatttccaaaggaaatgtaaaatataagcaaatgataaacggtgaccctcaaaagctcttgatgttgatgaaacggggcaaaaataaaatataagaactttattgaaagacaccaagtaaTATCTTGAGTCAAAgactgtatttagataacaactaaggaaatatacagacgaactccacattaatacaaacagatatggcttcacatttaAGAACTGTTCTcttgtttgtcagtccgatgttggttttatgcagtttcacattctttacaaaacaaagataatatggtgttttattaacaaattacaattataaagaaaacatttaggtgttaacaaacaagaattgattaacaaaactgctgatgtttttccaaaacatatgtgtgaaagccgagtagagttGCAGTAATGTACcgacatcggcagtcgaaggaccccgagccgaacctgtaccgacaccggaacaGAAGCAAAAAAACTGTTCTCAGCagatcggtctagccacgctctgttacagcctcagcaggtctaccactggcctGATCAGGTTTAGGTTTGTCCAATCAAAGTGCTCTGTGTTTGTAGTAGGGGTAGACCGATAAATCGGACTGATATTTACCGTTTTTTATACAACAGCATCGGTtgatatttgtccttagtaaagccggTTTAAAGTCAGGCGCATCCTTGGGCAGCCGGATGCTCTTGCAGAATTCAATGTTTACGTATTTTTACGTTCACCAATAACATCTGCACAATAATACtcctaaattaactttatttagatgtCTGACTTTAAAGCGCAAGTCACCCCCATATTAACTTTTCTTTGCTGATgatctatataaatgagtgtctaatgctGTAGACActcgtagtcaataatttggcactttagtgcatctttgttcaaatttaaatgttctgcctaaaactgtcaccggtatcagcaatagaaaaaacaaTCATGATAGAGATGTTGGGCGAACCTAGCACCAGATCTGTGTCAGAGCACAACTACAAAGATGGCCTCGGCTCAGGAAAGACGCTCatctgaaacagctttggcatcaactcttGACGATTTAGACTTCAGACATGAGCAGctaagtcctttatttaaaaaaataatgtatttgcttcttctcctTCACTGGTGTATGATGGACTGCCCCGCTGACGGATTTCTATAGCGATGAATGCGTCATGTTCGTTGTTTCTGATTGGTCCTTGCGCTGTCCATTTGGGTGCCATAGATTCTGCCCCACCATGGAGCTGTGTgtgtgggtcatggccagacgtaTTTACATATGTAGGATGGCATACCAGGCCACCAACTAGCTGCTGCCACCGTGTCCTCGTGTAAATGATCCCACGAGTCTTCGTAACTAAAGTGAAACTGATAATGATGTAAACGTTTGTAAAACAAATGTCATGTTTGAGATTAGATCTGTAAGAAGCAGCTCTCTGTCCCGGACTCACCATTAGCTCttgtttcttcaaactgaggttgttcaacaaGCTATCCACAGTCAGAAAATGAATCACTGTGACTGAGTGATGGATTATTTATAAAGAGCTTTGGGTGCCTCGAAAAGCACTGTatgattattgttgttgttactcGTGAAAGAAATGCTTAAAACATCTAAACTGTGACTATTTCCTGGAGTGTTTAGTTTACATTTAAGTTTGGAGCAGAATCAGTTAGAAGTCCATCTAGTCCATCTGTCGGACCTCCTACCTTTTGATAAAGCTGCAGCAGAGCTGTGTTTAGATCTAGATGCAGTAGTTTAGTGGAGGTGAGTGTGTGTTTTCTGTTACTCCTGCTTGTTCCTCTACCAGCCACAGAGAAAAGTGTGTGTTCTCCCTGGATTTAATTATTTGTAAGAACATTAAAGGGCCCCATGTGGTACGCTGCTGTGCTAACCTGCTGAGATGGGTGCGAGGGTCAGGTAATGGTTAACCGGTACATGGAATTCCACGGCCAACATCAAAAGATTATGAACGTCATCATCCAGAGATAAACGCAGAGTTCTGCCCTTGTCCTGCTGGTCACTTAGCAGATGTGTTCAGGAGAGTCACAGTTTTCACAAATTATGGGAACAAAATCAATTGTACTTAAAAATAACCACCTTTAAGCTTTAGTGTGTCAGATTTAGCTACAGATCTGTAAACATGATCAgaaacaacatgttttatttacagTAGGTTCATTTCAGGCCACATGGTTGAGCCGTCTGTAATCGAGTTACACACTAATGGAGGCATCATTTATCCTCCATGTTTTCTCTTCTCCAGTTCTTTGCTGTTCTCATGAGGCGAATTGACATTTATGGAGAGTAAAAGTGCAAATAGCTTCAGGAACTTCACATAACCTGGAAAGACATTACACTTCTCTCTCCTGCAGAGGCGTAGGGGTTAGAGGGATGGCAGTTGTGATGTTTTACAGCCAGGTAGCAGGAAAAAGATGCAGCGTTCAGTTAAAGTAAAGTTGTCTGTCTTTTTGCTACAATCACACTCTTCTAATGTTACACAAAGCATTCTGGGACCTCATTACAGAACAGAAATCTATGAGAGACAATCAACCTCGCTGGCAACAACAATGTACTTCATCTAATGATGTCACTGCTTTAGAAATCAAATCGGACTTCAGGGATCTGCTGTATCTGATGACACAATggcatggctgtgtgtgtgttgtctcttCAGGATGATGCCCACCAGCTGTTCTCACTGTCTTCAGCTGCAGAGGAGCAGGGCACCCTGCCAGATGAGCTGGCTAAAGTCATCCAGCGACTGTGGGACGACGGTGGCGTCCAGAGCTGCTTCACACGGGCCCGGGAGTACCAGCTCAACGACTCGGCAGCCTAGTGAGTTCCTCAGTAAAAGAAACGGCAGCAGGAGTCCTGGATGGGTTTGGTTATCTCAACATCAACCACAGGATGTTCACCTACAACTGGTTATCATTACTAGTTAACCCCATCCaacatggctgccacagctaaatGAGCTCatcaaacataaacaaaaacgTTTTCCTTTCATTCTGTTGGCTGTAAAAACTCCAGAGCTGTTGTTCACTGCTTAAATTAGTAATGGAGGTTAAAAGAGCACCATGAAGTTTGTCGTGTGTGAAGCTGACGCTCACCCACCTGTCAGGGAGGACGTGACTCTGAATGTTTCCGTCCGacactttttaaagagcaagtcacccccaaataaactttttttttgctgataaactaaataaacgagtgtctgatcgtgctgcagacacgtgtagtcaataattcggcacttcagtgcatcttagttaaaatttaaatattctgcctaaaactggcagtgttgtgccgttgtcaggtaaaaactctgcactgtattttaatttaaatctgccaccgctactggctaagaggtacgctatgatgttagctggtgccatatgatgtcacaatgtcgtgtgtgtgtgtatttgttagcggctctgccctctcggtctgctaggcaacagcatttgttgcatttttcaaacatgtagtgagagtggagtttctctggtagggggtgacttgctctttaagttaaagagcaagtcaccccctatcagaTTCTTActgaactcccacttcctgtttgaaaaatgcaacaaatgctgttgcctagcagaccgagagggcagagccgctaacaaatacacacacacaacattgtgacatcatatggtaccagctaacatcatagcgtacctcttagccagtagcagtggcagatttaaattcaaatgcagtgcagagtttttacctgacaacggcacaacactgccagttttaggcagaatatttcagtTTCAACTAAGAtgaactaaagtgccgaattattgactacacgtgtctgcagcacgatcagacacttgtttagttcatcagcaaaaaatgttgatttggagtgacttgccctTTAAGTTAATCCACGATGAGctccttttcttttttattaGAGAATCACGGCTGCCTCTTTTCTCGCTTCAGGTAAAAACCTGCTCTATTCTGTTAGAAAAGCAAAGCTTTTGTTTATTCGGCTTTCTAATCAGAGCAGTTAGTCCGAGCTCTCTGTTAGTCCTAATTACCTGGCTGGCTCTGGCCTGTGCAGCGCTCCGTGTTCCTGGCCCGTCTTGTTATCTGTCGATGAGAGCGTGGGGTGAGAAGTGAGATGGTTATCTGTCTAATCCCCTGGGATAAACCTGTGTAGAAAACACAAACGCTCGTCTTCATCACCAGCTTCCTACAAGCCGCAGCATGAATGAGCCAAACACGTTTGTCTTTTGGATGCGTCTGACTCCTGTCGGAGTATCGAGCGTTTCAGGTACCAGTTATCTGCAGGGCTGAACTCCCAGGgagattattattgttgttgtttgtttgttttggctcCTGCAATCATAGCATCATTGTCTCTGCTTCAAGGCTGAGGAGGACCTGGAACCATTCTGCAAACACATGCTCACATTTAACTCCAGGACAACGTGCAGTGTTTCCTCCAGGCTTTATAGAGCCCTGGGAGGCTGGGTTGATGTAAGGGAGCACTAAACCAGCCTGGCACTGGGCCTGAATTCATGTCTGAGCACCTGATAAGAGCCAGAGAGGAGTGAGGGGAGAAGCCCGTCTCTGTGACACAGACCTGTTCTCTCAGGCTTGTTTCAGTGAGAAGATAAAGGAAGAGTGGGAGGAGGGTGTGTGCAGGGAAACGAACGAGGCGTGGAGTTATTATTTGTAGAACAAACCTAACCTTTCCACACATCTGTGTCTGTGGAGAAGAAGGTCAACAGCACTCCGGTTCTGGCCTTTAGAACTCTCAACAGAACATTATTCAGCGTTTCCATTAAAGTTAGTGTTATGAGTCTGAGCAGTTCGTTGTTGTTTCATCACGGCTGGAAACAGACGAGGGTTTCCTCCTGGACTTTGTCTGTAAGGGAATTAAAGGGAGAAACATTAAAGTCACTCTGCCAATCTTTACTTTGATAACTCTACCCCACCATCTCCCCCCCAAACCCTTATTTTTAACTTTGTGTTTTTGTTACTGCTGACACGTTTAATTTAAAAGGGAAAACGCGACAGGTACCAGATTTCGGATGAAGCCACTggagacaaaataattaaaacttctCATCTGAAACGAGAAAAATAAACCGGTAATTCCACCAGAAACGCTTTAAGATTACACATGACATGTGATGTAAAAATGTCCTTCAGCTCACCTTTGGCTTCTGGGAAGATGTTATCAGATGAAGTTAAATCCATTTCCTACTTTGGGAAGGTTTGATTTGCTTTGCTCCCAGGAGGATTATCTAGTAGGAACTACTGGACCTTTTTATTCTCGCaggtttcattttttaaattggCTTTATTTTCCCCTGGAGGTTCACTAGTTTACCGCCTCAAAACGTGTTTTAGAGGAAACTTTGATCATTTTATATTCGTGTTCTCTGTGGATTTAAAGAGTCGTGTTGATAATAAAGGAGCTGTGATGCTAAGTGTTCAGCACACAGAAACGTagcaaaaataaaaacctttacaggtgttaagCTAGAGTGCTAGCCGAGAGCCTGATCCTAGTATCACACATGGCGCTTTTCAAGATCGGGCCAAAACATCCACATCTCCATCCTGTCTCCGCTTCAGATGAAAGGTTCTGTCTAGGAACGTTAGACCTGTCATTTAGTTCTCCCAAAGAAACTGACGACTCAGCTTCTTCTGTTCACGGCGGTAACTTTCTGTGGAATCGGACAACAAAGCAGCAAATTTAAAGAGGTTTGTGATTTTGTTCTCAGCTACCTGAACGACCTGGAGAGGATAGGCAAGCCAGACTACACCCCCACACAGCAGGATGTGCTGAGGACTCGTGTCAAGACCACCGGCATCGTGGAAACACACTTCACCTTCAAGGATCTGCACTTCAAGTGAGATGactttgtggtttttttttttatttctcacaCCTGTTTTTGAGAAGCTCCTGAAACTCTGATAAAAGACGCAGCTGAAGGTTTTACTTTCCTTCTGAAAGATCggagttgtttgtttttattgtccgGGTTTAAAATGACCCGATTCGGAGAGGAAGCTGAGATGTTCTGATTTCTATCAGCCATGTTTGTTATTGATGGTTGGAGGACTCATGTTGGGGTTGTAATGACTCACTGTTGAATACAtacatgcctttttttttttttttttaccaccgcTCATTCTTTCCTGTTCTTGGAAAGTCAGAACGTGTTTTTCCTGAGTTGTTTATtccaatgtttgtgtttttaacaaaAGCAGCTCGTTTTCTCCACAACACCCCTGGACAACCCCGGTGGTGTACAGTCCGAGAAACCTCAGTAATACAACATCTCTGtttatgtcacacacacacaatctgtgtGGGAGAGCTAATCGGAGGATTTCTGGGATAAATGATGCTTGTTTGTTCATCTAATGGCCGTCTTTACTGGAGGTTCTCAGGAACCCCCTTGTTGTGTCTTCACGCCACCGTCTTTGGTAACGGGGTATGAAGACACAAGCAGCATGCTTACACCTGTGTGTCTCTACAGAAATGAGTGTCGGGTGTGCACGGCTGCAGAATGTCTCAGCTTTCTGCTGGGTGTTGTTCTTCATGTGCTTGTCTACGAAAGTTGAACGGTTTGTGCGTGGTGGCGTCTTCAGAGCTGCACGGCAGGATGTTCGGTGTGAGCCTCGTGGAAGCGCTGATGAAGGTTAGGGTGTGTCAGAGCTACAATGAGCTCTGCTTCCtcgtctgtgtgagggagtgagGAAGGCGGGGTGTCGTTAGGCTCTCCACCGTCACCTCTTCATCAGATGAACGCTCAACTTTCATTCGGGAGGATTCAAATCTGAGAGCTGCTGCCATGCTTTTCCCATGTCCAGGTTCACTCCGCCTTCATGAATAAGTTAGATAGTAAAGGAAAACCAGCAGCCATCATGCTTCAACCTGTCTGAAGTTCTCTTGTTACCACAGCAACAGCGCTGTGCAGAAAGGCCTGTGAAAACTAAGAAAACGATGCTGCATGTGCAGCGGACGGTCCTAACAGGAGGACATGGTTGAGAGACGTCCAGAGACCTCGGAGACGTTCAGTTTATGCGTccgttaagcctggtttatgcgtgGGTACGAGACGTGCGACGCCATGATGCAAGCACCCTGGTTCAGGCCCGCTGAGGGTGACGGAAGCATGCCCAACTTTTACCTGTCTGGCAAAATCTACAGAGAGCACACttcttacgtgtgtgtgtgtgtgtctgcaggatGTTTGATGTAGGAGGTCAGCGATCAGAAAGGAAGAAGTGGATTCACTGCTTCGAGGGCGTCACGGCCATCATCTTCTGCGTAGCCATGAGTGCTTATGACCTGGTTCTGGCAGAGGATGAGGAGATGGTGAGTTCAGCATCACGCTCTTTGAGCTGCAGAACTATTATCTTCTCCTAGAGGAGCCCTTTTCCAGGAAAACGGAGAGGGCGGCTGGTGCTTTTGTCCTCTATCCATCTCCTCATCTGTGTCTGTCACACTCAGAACCGGATGCACGAGAGCATGAAGCTGTTTGACTCCATCTGCAACAACAAGTGGTTCACGGAGACGTCCATCATCCTGTTCCTCAACAAGAAAGACCTGTTTGAGCAGAAGATCGTCCACAGTCCTCTGACCATCTGCTTCCCCGAGTACACTGGTGCGGTCTGAACGGCTCAGTGCACACACAGAACAGAGTCAGCTGATCCAGAGTTTAAACCATAACATTGTCTAAAGTCTGTGTGCAACAGTTAATGTATGACCACAGCCAATTATGTACACACTAAAT
This sequence is a window from Nothobranchius furzeri strain GRZ-AD chromosome 3, NfurGRZ-RIMD1, whole genome shotgun sequence. Protein-coding genes within it:
- the LOC107385728 gene encoding guanine nucleotide-binding protein G(i) subunit alpha-2 isoform X2, producing the protein MKIIHEHGYSEDECKQYRAVVYSNTIQSIMAIIKAMANLKINYEDTARADDAHQLFSLSSAAEEQGTLPDELAKVIQRLWDDGGVQSCFTRAREYQLNDSAAYYLNDLERIGKPDYTPTQQDVLRTRVKTTGIVETHFTFKDLHFKMFDVGGQRSERKKWIHCFEGVTAIIFCVAMSAYDLVLAEDEEMNRMHESMKLFDSICNNKWFTETSIILFLNKKDLFEQKIVHSPLTICFPEYTGPSKYEEASAYIQSKFEDLNKKKDIKEIYTHFTCATDTKNVQFVFDAVTDVIIKNNLRDCGLF
- the LOC107385728 gene encoding guanine nucleotide-binding protein G(i) subunit alpha-2 isoform X1; this encodes MGCTVSQEDREAAEKSKMIDKTLREDGEKAAREVKLLLLGAGESGKSTIVKQMKIIHEHGYSEDECKQYRAVVYSNTIQSIMAIIKAMANLKINYEDTARADDAHQLFSLSSAAEEQGTLPDELAKVIQRLWDDGGVQSCFTRAREYQLNDSAAYYLNDLERIGKPDYTPTQQDVLRTRVKTTGIVETHFTFKDLHFKMFDVGGQRSERKKWIHCFEGVTAIIFCVAMSAYDLVLAEDEEMNRMHESMKLFDSICNNKWFTETSIILFLNKKDLFEQKIVHSPLTICFPEYTGPSKYEEASAYIQSKFEDLNKKKDIKEIYTHFTCATDTKNVQFVFDAVTDVIIKNNLRDCGLF